One Primulina huaijiensis isolate GDHJ02 chromosome 8, ASM1229523v2, whole genome shotgun sequence genomic region harbors:
- the LOC140982324 gene encoding UDP-glycosyltransferase 74B1 — translation MEEMPTRTPHIVVLPYPGQGHINPLLQFAKRLASKGVKATVATTHYTVKSIQAAGIAVEPISDGFDQGGFTQAQNEDSYLKSFKDNGAKTLSQLIQKYQDTSLPITCIIYDSFFPWALDVAHQHGILGASFFTNSAAVCAIFCHIHNGALALPVNVEDDEPLVLPGLPPLKACDVPGFIKAPESYPAYLAMKLSQFSNLDKADFVFANSFQELEGKEAKSVAKSWPAKLVGPMVPSYYLDGRIEGDKNYGASLWKPLSGHCTKWLAAKPPRSVAYISFGSMVELTSKQTEEIAYALMRSNVQFLWVLRDTERHKLPTQFVDATEHRGLVVSWCNQLEVLANGAVGCFVTHCGWNSTVEGLSLGVPMVAIPQWSDQMTDAKFIEEVWGVGVRCREDEFGVVRSEEFLFCLNEVMEGKKSEVVRINARKWRDLAKRAVGADGSSDKCIDEFVTNLKIVKNKREKE, via the exons atggaagaaatgcCAACGAGAACTCCCCATATAGTAGTCCTCCCGTACCCCGGCCAAGGCCACATAAATCCCCTCCTCCAATTCGCCAAACGCCTCGCCTCAAAGGGCGTCAAGGCCACCGTAGCCACCACCCACTACACCGTCAAATCCATCCAAGCCGCTGGTATCGCGGTGGAGCCGATCTCCGATGGGTTTGACCAAGGTGGCTTCACTCAAGCACAAAATGAAGATTCTTACCTCAAGTCATTCAAAGACAATGGGGCCAAAACGCTCTCACAACTCATCCAAAAGTACCAAGACACTAGCCTCCCTATAACTTGCATAATCTACGACTCGTTTTTCCCATGGGCTCTTGATGTAGCCCACCAACATGGGATACTGGGCGCGTCGTTTTTCACAAACTCGGCCGCTGTCTGCGCTATTTTTTGCCACATACACAATGGGGCGCTAGCGTTACCCGTGAATGTCGAAGACGACGAGCCTTTGGTGCTGCCCGGTTTGCCGCCATTGAAGGCGTGCGATGTTCCTGGTTTTATCAAGGCACCCGAAAGCTACCCCGCTTACCTGGCTATGAAATTGAGTCAGTTCTCCAACTTGGACAAGGCAGATTTTGTTTTTGCCAACTCGTTCCAAGAGTTGGAAGGCAAg gaGGCGAAGAGTGTAGCAAAGTCATGGCCAGCCAAACTCGTAGGACCGATGGTACCATCCTACTACCTAGATGGAAGGATCGAAGGAGACAAAAACTACGGAGCCAGCCTCTGGAAACCTCTAAGTGGACATTGCACAAAATGGCTAGCAGCCAAACCACCGAGATCAGTCGCATACATATCCTTCGGCAGCATGGTTGAATTAACCTCGAAACAAACCGAAGAAATAGCATACGCACTAATGCGTAGCAACGTACAATTCCTATGGGTCTTAAGAGACACCGAACGCCACAAACTCCCCACACAGTTCGTTGACGCCACCGAACATAGAGGGCTAGTCGTATCATGGTGCAACCAGCTGGAGGTGCTGGCGAATGGAGCCGTCGGTTGCTTTGTGACGCACTGCGGATGGAACTCGACTGTTGAAGGGCTGTCGTTAGGCGTCCCGATGGTGGCGATCCCGCAGTGGTCGGATCAAATGACTGATGCAAAGTTTATAGAGGAGGTGTGGGGGGTGGGGGTCAGGTGTAGAGAGGATGAGTTTGGTGTAGTCAGGAGTGAAGAGTTTTTGTTTTGCTTGAATGAGGTGATGGAAGGGAAGAAAAGTGAGGTTGTGAGGATAAATGCTAGAAAATGGAGAGATCTGGCTAAGAGGGCTGTTGGTGCAGACGGGAGCTCGGATAAATGTATCGATGAATTTGTGACAAATTTGAAGATTGTGAAGAACAAAAGGGAGAAAGAGTaa